A genomic region of Ewingella sp. CoE-038-23 contains the following coding sequences:
- a CDS encoding phage structural protein, which yields MPTYSFIDVSASMSGPTGIIDLGYGAQNAEEGITVAMAEAKNTMTIGSDGEVMHSLHAGKAGTVTITLLKTSPVNKKLSLAYNAQSQSSALWGNNVFVIRNSASGDLVTIRSAAFQKQPDWNNPKVAGTVAWVFDGGKVDELLGEF from the coding sequence ATGCCAACTTATTCATTTATTGATGTTTCGGCATCTATGTCCGGTCCGACCGGCATTATTGATTTGGGCTACGGTGCGCAGAACGCCGAAGAGGGGATCACCGTCGCGATGGCCGAAGCGAAGAACACCATGACTATCGGCTCTGACGGCGAAGTCATGCACAGTCTGCATGCTGGAAAGGCCGGGACGGTGACCATCACGCTGCTCAAAACATCCCCAGTAAATAAGAAACTGTCTTTGGCTTATAACGCGCAAAGTCAGTCATCCGCGCTTTGGGGCAATAACGTTTTTGTTATCCGCAACTCAGCATCCGGTGACTTAGTGACCATTCGCTCAGCAGCCTTCCAAAAACAACCCGACTGGAATAACCCGAAAGTAGCTGGGACGGTCGCATGGGTGTTTGACGGCGGCAAAGTTGACGAACTGTTAGGGGAGTTCTAA